The Onychomys torridus chromosome 4, mOncTor1.1, whole genome shotgun sequence genome includes a window with the following:
- the Ier5l gene encoding immediate early response gene 5-like protein has translation MECALDAQSLISISLRKIHSSRTQRGGIKLHKNLLVSYVLRNARQLYLSERYAELYRRQQQQQQQQQQQPPQHQHQHQHLAYSAPGMPTNAADFGPLQLGGGGDAEAREPVARHQLHQLHQLHQLHLQQQLHQHQHPAPRSCAAAAVALAGAPAGCAGALSELPGCAALQPPHGAPHRGQHLEPLQPGPAPLPPPAPAVLCPRDPRVPAACSAPSAPPGAAPPTVAASSPPASPAPSSSPGFYRGAYPAPSDFGVHCSSQTTVLDLDTHVVTTVENGYLHQDCCASAHCPCCGQGAPGPGLTSAAGCKRKYYPGQEEEDDDEEDAGDLGAEPPGGAPFAPCKRARFEDFCPDSSPDASNISNLISIFGSGFSGLVSRQPDSSEQPPPLNGQLCAKQALASLGAWTRAIVAF, from the coding sequence ATGGAGTGCGCCCTGGACGCCCAGAGCCTGATCAGCATCTCCCTGCGCAAGATCCACAGCTCCCGAACCCAGCGCGGCGGCATCAAGCTGCACAAGAACCTCCTAGTGTCCTACGTGCTCCGCAACGCGCGCCAGCTCTACCTGAGCGAGCGGTACGCCGAGCTCTACCGgcgccagcagcagcagcagcagcagcagcaacagcagccgccccagcaccagcaccagcaccagcacctcGCGTACTCGGCTCCGGGAATGCCGACCAACGCGGCCGACTTCGGCCCGCTCCAACTTGGCGGCGGCGGGGACGCGGAGGCGCGCGAGCCGGTCGCCCGGCACCAGCTGCACCAGCTCCACCAGCTCCACCAGCTGCACCTCCAGCAGCAGctgcaccagcaccagcacccgGCGCCCAGGAGCtgcgcggcggcggcggtggcgttGGCCGGGGCGCCCGCGGGCTGCGCGGGGGCGCTCTCGGAGCTGCCCGGGTGCGCCGCGCTCCAGCCGCCGCACGGCGCGCCCCACCGCGGGCAGCACTTGGAGCCGCTGCAGCCGGGTCctgcgccgctgccgccgcccgCGCCCGCCGTGCTCTGCCCGCGGGACCCTCGCGTCCCGGCCGCCTGCTCTGCGCCCTCGGCGCCGCCGGGGGCTGCCCCACCGACCGTCGCCGCTTCCTCTCcgcctgcctctccagccccttcctcgtCCCCTGGCTTCTACCGGGGCGCGTACCCGGCCCCCTCGGACTTCGGTGTGCACTGCAGCAGCCAGACCACCGTGCTGGACCTGGACACTCACGTGGTGACCACGGTGGAAAACGGCTACTTGCACCAGGACTGCTGCGCCTCCGCCCACTGCCCCTGCTGTGGCCAGGGCGCTCCGGGACCCGGCCTGACGTCCGCCGCTGGTTGCAAGCGCAAGTATTACCCTGGCCAGGAGGAAGAGGACGACGACGAGGAGGACGCGGGTGACCTGGGAGCCGAGCCCCCCGGGGGCGCCCCGTTCGCCCCCTGTAAGCGCGCCCGCTTCGAGGACTTCTGCCCGGACTCGTCCCCGGACGCGTCCAACATCTCAAACTTGATCTCCATCTTTGGCTCGGGCTTCTCGGGGCTAGTGAGCCGACAGCCGGACTCCTCGGAGCAGCCGCCGCCGCTCAACGGGCAGCTGTGCGCCAAGCAGGCGCTCGCCAGCCTCGGCGCCTGGACTCGAGCCATTGTCGCCTTCTAG